One Gelria sp. Kuro-4 DNA segment encodes these proteins:
- the rpiB gene encoding ribose 5-phosphate isomerase B, producing MRLAIGSDHAGYELKEAIKAYLDEQGLTYQDFGTHSTDSCDYPDFGLAVAEAVARGDFPLGILVCGTGLGMSMVANKVPGVRAALCGDTFSAHSSREHNHANILVLGARVVGTGLALDIVRTWLAAGPLGGRHARRVEKITAIEKKYGRE from the coding sequence ATGCGGCTGGCCATCGGCAGCGATCACGCCGGTTACGAGCTGAAAGAAGCCATTAAGGCCTACCTGGATGAACAAGGGCTGACGTATCAGGACTTCGGTACCCACAGCACCGACTCCTGCGACTACCCCGACTTCGGCCTGGCGGTGGCCGAGGCGGTGGCCCGCGGGGACTTCCCCCTGGGGATCCTCGTCTGCGGCACCGGCCTCGGCATGTCCATGGTGGCCAACAAGGTGCCTGGGGTGCGGGCCGCGCTCTGCGGTGACACCTTCTCCGCCCACTCCAGCCGGGAACACAACCATGCCAACATTCTGGTGCTGGGCGCCCGGGTGGTGGGTACGGGCCTGGCCTTGGACATCGTGCGAACCTGGTTGGCTGCCGGCCCCCTGGGCGGGCGCCACGCCCGGCGCGTGGAGAAAATCACGGCCATCGAGAAGAAGTACGGGAGGGAGTAG
- a CDS encoding TIGR01440 family protein: MEEIARATEQAARELLTRAQLEPGSILVVGCSTSEVQGKKIGSSGSCEVAAAILEPLLRVTGEAGIHLAVQCCEHLNRALVVERPVLKEYHLQQVAVYPVPHAGGSLAALAMDAFKDPVLVECIQAHAGLDIGHTLIGMHLRPVAVPTRLSVDHIGAAPLVAARTRPKLIGGARAVYVKPGRPAPPDEK; encoded by the coding sequence CTGGAGGAGATCGCCCGGGCCACAGAGCAGGCGGCCCGGGAACTCTTGACGCGCGCGCAGCTCGAGCCGGGCAGCATCCTGGTGGTGGGCTGCAGCACCAGCGAGGTACAGGGCAAAAAGATCGGCTCGAGCGGCAGCTGTGAGGTAGCGGCGGCCATCCTGGAACCGCTCCTTAGAGTGACCGGGGAAGCGGGGATTCACCTTGCGGTGCAGTGCTGTGAGCACCTCAACCGGGCGCTGGTGGTGGAACGCCCGGTCCTTAAAGAGTACCACCTGCAGCAGGTAGCCGTTTACCCGGTGCCCCATGCCGGCGGCTCGCTTGCCGCCCTGGCCATGGACGCCTTCAAGGACCCGGTGCTGGTGGAGTGCATCCAGGCCCATGCCGGGCTCGACATCGGCCATACCTTGATCGGCATGCACCTGCGGCCCGTGGCGGTACCCACCCGCCTCAGCGTGGACCACATCGGGGCCGCCCCGCTGGTGGCCGCCCGGACGCGGCCCAAGCTCATCGGCGGGGCGCGGGCCGTGTATGTGAAACCGGGCCGGCCGGCGCCGCCGGACGAAAAGTAG
- the glyA gene encoding serine hydroxymethyltransferase, translated as MGSLRAVDPEIADAISLELKRQQERLELIASENFVSRAVLEAQGSVLTNKYAEGYPGRRYYGGCEFVDIAERLAQERVCRLFGAEHANVQPHSGAQANTAVYFAALNPGDTILGMRLSHGGHLTHGHPINLSGQWFHIVDYGVDKESGRIDYEEVRAIARRERPRLIIAGASAYPRIIDFDAFRSIADEVGALLMVDMAHIAGLVAAGLHPSPVPVADYVTSTTHKTLRGPRGGLILCPERNAAAIDKAVFPGIQGGPLMHVIAAKAVAFKEALTPEFKAYQERIVKNARALAQGLMERGFSLVSGGTDNHLMLVDLRPQGLTGKEAEAILDEVGITANKNAVPFDPESPFVTSGLRLGTPAVTTRGLTEKDMVEVADIIALALTRGREPGVKEKLRARVRDLCAAYPLYADPGV; from the coding sequence ATGGGGTCTTTGCGAGCGGTTGATCCCGAGATTGCGGATGCGATTTCTTTGGAGCTCAAGCGGCAACAGGAACGCCTGGAGCTTATCGCCTCGGAAAACTTCGTGAGCCGGGCGGTGTTGGAGGCGCAGGGTTCAGTCCTCACCAACAAGTACGCTGAAGGCTACCCCGGCCGGCGCTACTACGGCGGCTGCGAATTCGTTGACATCGCCGAGCGCCTGGCCCAGGAGCGGGTCTGCAGGCTGTTCGGGGCGGAGCACGCCAACGTCCAGCCCCACTCCGGCGCCCAGGCCAACACGGCCGTTTATTTTGCCGCCTTGAACCCGGGCGACACCATCCTGGGCATGCGCCTCAGCCACGGCGGCCACCTGACGCACGGGCACCCCATCAACCTTTCCGGCCAGTGGTTTCACATTGTGGATTACGGGGTGGACAAGGAGAGCGGTCGCATCGACTATGAGGAGGTACGGGCCATCGCCCGGCGCGAGCGCCCGCGCCTGATCATAGCCGGGGCGAGCGCGTATCCGCGCATCATCGATTTTGACGCCTTCCGGTCCATCGCCGACGAGGTGGGCGCCCTCCTGATGGTGGACATGGCCCACATCGCCGGCCTGGTGGCCGCGGGGCTGCACCCGAGTCCGGTGCCGGTGGCGGATTACGTGACCAGCACCACCCACAAGACCCTGCGCGGGCCGCGCGGGGGCCTCATCCTGTGCCCGGAAAGGAACGCCGCCGCCATCGACAAGGCCGTTTTTCCCGGCATCCAGGGCGGGCCCCTCATGCACGTCATCGCCGCCAAGGCCGTGGCCTTCAAGGAGGCGCTCACGCCGGAGTTTAAGGCCTATCAGGAGCGCATCGTGAAAAACGCCCGGGCCCTGGCCCAGGGGCTGATGGAGCGTGGGTTCAGCCTGGTTTCGGGCGGCACCGACAACCACCTTATGCTGGTCGACCTGCGCCCGCAGGGCCTCACCGGCAAGGAGGCCGAGGCCATCCTGGACGAGGTGGGCATCACGGCCAACAAGAACGCCGTTCCCTTCGACCCGGAGAGCCCCTTTGTCACCAGCGGCCTGCGCCTGGGGACGCCGGCGGTCACAACGCGCGGGCTCACGGAGAAGGATATGGTTGAGGTGGCCGACATCATCGCCCTGGCCCTGACCCGGGGCAGGGAGCCCGGCGTGAAGGAAAAACTGCGCGCCCGCGTGCGCGACCTCTGCGCCGCCTACCCGCTGTACGCGGATCCTGGCGTTTAG
- the upp gene encoding uracil phosphoribosyltransferase yields the protein MIQHKLSLIRDKNTGPKEFRELLEEVAMLMAYEVTRDLPLEDTEVETPIGLAHTKVIAGKKLAVVPILRAGLGMVGGILRLIPAAKVGHIGLYRDPESLAPVEYFCKLPADIEERDIILVDPMLATGGSAVAGVNFLKQRGARSIKLMCLIAAPEGIKALQAAHTDVDIFTAAVDERLNEHAYIVPGLGDAGDRLYGTR from the coding sequence ATGATCCAGCATAAACTCAGCCTCATCCGCGACAAAAACACCGGTCCCAAAGAGTTCCGCGAACTCCTGGAAGAGGTGGCCATGCTCATGGCCTACGAGGTGACGCGCGACCTGCCGCTGGAGGATACCGAGGTTGAAACCCCCATCGGCCTGGCCCACACCAAAGTGATCGCCGGCAAAAAGCTGGCCGTGGTGCCCATCCTGCGGGCGGGCCTGGGCATGGTGGGCGGCATCCTACGCCTGATCCCGGCGGCCAAGGTGGGTCACATCGGCCTCTACCGTGACCCGGAGAGCTTGGCGCCTGTGGAATACTTCTGCAAGCTCCCGGCCGACATCGAGGAGCGCGACATCATCCTGGTGGATCCCATGCTGGCCACCGGCGGGTCCGCCGTGGCGGGGGTTAACTTCCTCAAGCAGCGCGGGGCGCGCAGCATCAAGCTGATGTGCCTCATCGCCGCTCCGGAAGGGATCAAAGCGCTTCAGGCGGCGCACACGGATGTGGACATTTTTACCGCCGCGGTGGACGAACGGCTCAACGAACACGCGTACATTGTACCCGGCTTGGGGGACGCCGGGGACCGTCTCTATGGCACCCGCTGA
- a CDS encoding cytidine/deoxycytidylate deaminase family protein, which yields MAPADARPDWDTYFMDIARVVARRSTCLRRRVGAIIVKERRVLTTGYNGAPAGLAHCAEVGCERRRRGIPSGERHELCRGLHAEQNAIIQAAVHGVSIRGGTLYSTDYPCSVCAKMLVNAGIQRVVYAGSYPDELSVRILAEAGVKVEKLGGETYGGEGDPASQAGPAEPHPGVDPAQAPGGGR from the coding sequence ATGGCACCCGCTGACGCCCGCCCGGACTGGGATACCTACTTTATGGACATCGCCCGGGTGGTGGCCCGCCGCTCCACCTGCCTGCGCCGCCGGGTGGGAGCAATTATTGTTAAGGAACGACGGGTGCTCACCACGGGGTACAACGGGGCGCCGGCCGGGCTGGCCCACTGCGCCGAGGTGGGCTGCGAGCGCCGGCGGCGCGGCATCCCCTCCGGCGAGCGGCACGAACTCTGCCGGGGGCTGCACGCGGAGCAGAACGCCATTATCCAGGCGGCCGTACACGGCGTGAGCATCCGGGGCGGTACGCTCTACTCCACCGACTATCCGTGCTCCGTCTGCGCCAAGATGCTGGTCAACGCCGGCATTCAGCGCGTGGTTTACGCCGGCTCCTACCCGGACGAGCTTTCCGTGCGCATCCTGGCCGAAGCCGGCGTCAAGGTTGAGAAACTGGGAGGAGAAACCTATGGAGGAGAAGGGGATCCTGCTTCCCAAGCTGGACCGGCTGAGCCCCACCCTGGAGTCGACCCTGCTCAAGCTCCTGGAGGAGGCCGGTGA
- a CDS encoding MazG-like family protein, with protein sequence MEEKGILLPKLDRLSPTLESTLLKLLEEAGELAQAVGKFRGMNGERVTLTQEQALQIITRELLDVAQTTVSMMFVLEEQYGVDLKEALRDHLAKLEAKGYLSPRPPVN encoded by the coding sequence ATGGAGGAGAAGGGGATCCTGCTTCCCAAGCTGGACCGGCTGAGCCCCACCCTGGAGTCGACCCTGCTCAAGCTCCTGGAGGAGGCCGGTGAGCTGGCGCAGGCGGTGGGCAAGTTCCGGGGGATGAACGGCGAGCGGGTGACGCTTACCCAGGAGCAGGCGCTGCAGATCATCACCCGGGAACTCCTGGACGTGGCCCAAACCACCGTCTCCATGATGTTCGTCTTGGAAGAACAGTACGGTGTGGATTTAAAAGAGGCCCTGCGCGACCATCTGGCCAAGCTGGAAGCCAAAGGCTACCTTTCCCCGCGTCCGCCGGTGAATTGA
- a CDS encoding MraY family glycosyltransferase has translation MPAVIGSFVVAALVAYLATPAVRRLAVGTGALDKPDSGPGARHIHTRPTPRLGGLAIFAGFTAAAGVGVFWAHLVAWPQLVSLWLGAFLVAAVGVVDDYVNLPAKVKLAGQVLAACVFVFFGNSVEWVTNPWAAGPFPGMTYIGGWGILLTILWLVGVTNTLNLIDGLDGLAAGVASIASVTLLLVALQEGQPYVVVVTAALAGAALGFLPYNFHPAQIFMGDTGSMFLGFTLAGVAVQGTLKSATTIALAVPLLALGLPILDTTLAIVRRFVHGRPIFQADRGHLHHRLLALGLNQRQAVLILYFVSGCFGLSAVALADVSSQLVAATLLLVGLGLTLAIGRAGAPATRHSGKHLHG, from the coding sequence GTGCCTGCGGTAATCGGCAGTTTTGTCGTGGCTGCCCTGGTGGCGTATCTGGCTACACCGGCCGTACGGCGCCTGGCGGTGGGTACGGGAGCGTTGGACAAGCCCGATTCCGGACCCGGGGCCCGGCATATTCACACCCGGCCGACCCCGCGGCTGGGGGGCTTGGCCATCTTTGCCGGCTTCACCGCCGCAGCAGGCGTAGGCGTGTTTTGGGCTCACCTGGTGGCCTGGCCGCAGCTTGTGAGCCTCTGGCTGGGGGCTTTTTTGGTGGCGGCGGTAGGAGTGGTGGACGACTACGTGAACCTGCCGGCCAAGGTGAAGTTGGCCGGACAGGTGCTGGCGGCGTGCGTGTTTGTGTTCTTCGGCAACAGCGTCGAGTGGGTAACCAACCCGTGGGCGGCCGGCCCCTTCCCCGGTATGACCTACATCGGCGGGTGGGGGATACTCCTTACCATCCTTTGGTTGGTCGGTGTGACCAACACCCTGAACCTCATCGACGGCCTGGATGGCCTCGCGGCCGGCGTGGCCAGCATTGCCTCGGTTACCCTGCTCCTGGTGGCCCTGCAGGAGGGGCAGCCCTACGTGGTAGTGGTGACGGCGGCTCTGGCCGGCGCCGCGCTCGGCTTTCTTCCCTACAACTTCCACCCCGCCCAGATCTTCATGGGCGACACGGGTTCCATGTTTTTGGGCTTTACCCTGGCCGGCGTCGCCGTGCAGGGCACGCTGAAGAGCGCCACCACCATTGCCCTGGCGGTACCGCTTTTGGCCTTGGGACTTCCCATCCTCGACACCACCCTGGCCATCGTGCGCCGCTTTGTCCACGGCCGGCCCATCTTCCAGGCCGACCGTGGTCACCTGCATCACCGCCTCTTGGCCCTCGGTTTGAACCAGCGCCAGGCGGTGCTCATCCTCTACTTTGTCAGCGGCTGTTTTGGCCTCAGTGCCGTGGCCCTGGCGGACGTCAGCTCCCAGCTGGTGGCGGCCACGCTGCTGCTGGTGGGGCTGGGGCTCACCTTGGCCATCGGTCGCGCCGGAGCGCCGGCGACGCGCCACAGCGGCAAGCACCTGCACGGCTAG
- the wecB gene encoding non-hydrolyzing UDP-N-acetylglucosamine 2-epimerase, with protein sequence MERPVKILSVFGTRPEAIKMAPVVKTLAAAPRFCARVVVTAQHREMLDQVLNLFGIQADYDLNVMQEAQSLSQITTRVLTRLEEVLVAEEPDMILVHGDTTTTFAAALAAFYHQVAVGHVEAGLRTHEKYFPFPEELNRRLTGALADLHFAPTAAARANLLAEGVKPERIQVTGNTAIDALLLTVKPVYRFSVPLLNALDHERNRIIVVEAHRRENLGRPLEEICRAVAALVERHSDLQVVFPVHLNPKVREPVYRLLGGHERIHLLDPLGYGDFANLLARSYLILSDSGGIQEEAPALGRPVLVLRSVTERPEAVAAGTVQVVGTEAPDIVAAAERLLTDRGAYERMARAANPYGDGRAARRIRTGLEHWFGLRPEPPEELGA encoded by the coding sequence GTGGAGCGGCCGGTAAAGATCCTTTCTGTCTTCGGAACCCGCCCCGAGGCCATCAAGATGGCGCCGGTGGTAAAAACCTTGGCGGCGGCGCCGCGGTTTTGCGCCCGCGTGGTGGTCACCGCCCAGCACCGGGAGATGCTGGACCAGGTGCTGAACCTCTTCGGCATACAGGCCGATTACGATCTCAATGTCATGCAGGAGGCGCAGAGCCTTAGCCAGATCACCACGCGCGTGCTGACGCGCCTGGAGGAGGTGCTGGTGGCGGAAGAGCCGGACATGATCCTGGTGCACGGCGACACCACCACCACCTTCGCCGCCGCCCTGGCCGCTTTTTATCACCAGGTGGCGGTGGGGCACGTGGAGGCGGGGCTCCGTACCCACGAAAAGTACTTTCCCTTTCCGGAAGAGCTGAACCGGCGCCTCACCGGGGCCTTGGCCGACTTGCACTTTGCCCCTACGGCGGCGGCACGCGCCAACCTCCTGGCGGAGGGGGTGAAGCCGGAGCGGATTCAGGTGACGGGCAACACGGCCATCGACGCCCTGCTCCTTACTGTTAAACCTGTCTACCGGTTCAGTGTGCCGCTCCTTAACGCATTGGACCACGAGCGGAATAGAATAATAGTGGTGGAGGCGCACCGGCGCGAGAACCTGGGCCGGCCGCTGGAGGAGATCTGCCGGGCCGTGGCCGCCCTGGTCGAGCGGCACAGCGACCTTCAGGTGGTGTTTCCCGTCCACCTCAATCCCAAGGTACGGGAGCCGGTTTACCGCCTCCTGGGCGGGCACGAGCGCATTCACCTCCTCGACCCGCTTGGCTACGGCGACTTTGCCAACCTGCTGGCGCGTTCGTATCTTATCCTCAGCGACTCCGGCGGCATCCAAGAGGAGGCCCCGGCCCTGGGCCGGCCGGTGTTGGTGCTGCGGTCCGTCACGGAGCGGCCGGAGGCGGTGGCGGCCGGGACGGTACAGGTAGTGGGGACGGAGGCGCCGGACATTGTGGCGGCGGCCGAACGGCTCCTTACCGACCGTGGCGCTTATGAGCGCATGGCCCGGGCGGCCAACCCCTATGGTGACGGCCGCGCGGCCCGGCGGATCCGCACCGGGCTCGAGCACTGGTTTGGACTGCGCCCGGAGCCGCCGGAGGAACTCGGCGCGTAG
- a CDS encoding AtpZ/AtpI family protein encodes MAPPRRIQWIFAASTFTLGLAIAVVFAYYVGSWLDERFASGSIFSSGLVLLAIAGGFYNLYRHIRDSR; translated from the coding sequence ATGGCCCCGCCGCGGCGTATTCAGTGGATTTTTGCGGCCAGTACCTTCACCCTGGGCCTGGCAATTGCCGTGGTCTTCGCCTACTATGTCGGCAGCTGGCTGGATGAGCGTTTCGCTTCGGGAAGCATCTTCTCCAGCGGGCTGGTGCTCCTGGCTATTGCCGGCGGCTTCTACAATCTTTACCGGCACATCCGCGACTCCAGGTAG
- the murA gene encoding UDP-N-acetylglucosamine 1-carboxyvinyltransferase: MEKLVITGGHPLAGRVRVAGAKNAVLPLMAAALMVEGETVLEDVPALEDVSTMLQVLAHLGTETHYGAPGRLHLTSPAKGEGEVAAPYDVVRRMRASFLVLGPLLACRGRAEVPLPGGCAIGGRPVDLHLKGLAALGAEVSLTQGMIRARAKRLTGAHIYLDFPSVGATENILMAASLAHGETVIENAASEPEVVDLANFLCAAGARIRGAGTGVIRVNGVSGLRGLRHTVIPDRIEAGTFMAAAAITGGSVTVENIVYEHLKPVAAKLTEMGCAVELSDAGDAIRVTATGTLKATDVKTLPYPGFPTDMQSPFLALLTQARGTGVVTETVFENRFLAVPELKRLGANIRAEGRTAVVEGRTPLAGAEVTAPDLRGGAALVLAGLAAEGETSVTRLEHLDRGYERLAEKLVGLGAQVKRVNVTNV; the protein is encoded by the coding sequence GTGGAGAAACTGGTGATCACAGGCGGTCATCCCCTGGCGGGCAGAGTACGGGTGGCAGGAGCCAAGAATGCTGTTTTGCCGCTGATGGCCGCTGCCCTCATGGTGGAAGGCGAAACGGTGCTGGAAGATGTTCCGGCGCTGGAAGATGTAAGCACCATGCTCCAGGTGCTGGCGCACCTGGGTACTGAAACCCATTACGGCGCTCCGGGCCGGCTGCACCTTACCTCTCCTGCGAAAGGGGAGGGCGAGGTGGCCGCACCGTACGACGTGGTCCGGCGCATGCGGGCTTCTTTTCTTGTGCTGGGGCCCCTCTTGGCCTGCCGCGGCCGGGCGGAGGTGCCGCTGCCGGGTGGTTGTGCCATCGGCGGGCGGCCGGTGGACCTGCACCTCAAGGGCCTGGCGGCTCTGGGCGCCGAGGTCAGCCTGACGCAGGGTATGATCCGGGCGCGCGCCAAGCGCCTCACTGGTGCCCACATCTACCTGGACTTCCCGAGCGTCGGGGCCACCGAGAACATCCTTATGGCGGCCAGCCTGGCCCACGGCGAAACCGTCATTGAAAACGCCGCCAGCGAACCGGAAGTGGTGGACCTGGCCAACTTCCTCTGTGCCGCCGGCGCCCGCATCAGGGGGGCCGGCACAGGCGTCATCCGCGTGAATGGAGTGAGCGGGCTCCGGGGGCTGCGCCACACGGTGATCCCCGACCGCATCGAGGCCGGCACGTTCATGGCGGCCGCCGCCATCACCGGCGGGAGCGTCACGGTGGAAAACATCGTCTACGAGCACTTAAAGCCGGTGGCGGCCAAGCTTACGGAGATGGGCTGCGCGGTGGAGCTTTCCGACGCCGGCGACGCCATCCGGGTGACGGCGACCGGTACCCTGAAGGCCACGGATGTAAAGACGCTGCCTTACCCAGGCTTCCCCACCGACATGCAGTCGCCCTTTCTCGCGCTCCTCACGCAGGCCCGCGGAACAGGCGTGGTGACGGAAACCGTGTTTGAAAACCGCTTCCTGGCGGTGCCGGAACTGAAGCGCCTGGGTGCCAACATCCGCGCTGAGGGACGTACGGCCGTGGTGGAAGGCAGGACGCCCCTCGCAGGCGCCGAGGTCACCGCTCCCGACCTGCGGGGCGGAGCAGCCCTGGTGCTGGCCGGCCTGGCGGCGGAGGGAGAAACCAGCGTTACGCGGCTAGAGCACCTCGACCGTGGCTATGAACGCCTGGCCGAGAAGCTGGTAGGACTGGGAGCGCAGGTTAAGCGAGTAAACGTCACAAATGTATAG
- the spoIID gene encoding stage II sporulation protein D: MRSFWAGVIIFVLLAVLVLPAAVIGLMGGARGPAPEALEAARADEGPLLKVFVAARGEVEEMPLERYLVGVTAAEMPAEFHPEALKAQAVAARTYALRRLKSFGGAGCPKHPEADICTDPACCQGWLSESELRQRWGLFSYPRYHEKIAEAVAATAGLVITYDHELIDPVYHASCGGLGTEDAAAVWGSSVPYLRHVECNFDGNPPHMGDEVTFTLAELGERLGLEVAVPASQGLDLAVLSRTAAGRVKELRAGRMTLSGPEVRKRLGLNSTNFSWRLAEGGKVVFTTSGNGHAVGLCQYGADGLAKAGRDFRAILQHYYTGTTVSPPPGSSGSGINF, encoded by the coding sequence TTGCGGAGCTTTTGGGCGGGTGTGATCATCTTTGTGCTGCTGGCCGTGTTGGTGCTGCCGGCGGCGGTTATCGGCCTCATGGGGGGAGCGCGTGGACCGGCGCCGGAGGCGCTGGAGGCGGCGCGCGCCGACGAGGGGCCCCTCCTTAAGGTGTTTGTGGCGGCCCGGGGCGAGGTGGAGGAGATGCCGCTCGAACGCTACCTGGTGGGCGTCACCGCGGCGGAGATGCCGGCGGAGTTTCACCCCGAGGCCCTTAAGGCCCAGGCGGTGGCGGCCCGCACCTATGCCCTGCGGCGCCTCAAGTCTTTCGGCGGCGCCGGTTGCCCGAAGCACCCCGAGGCGGACATCTGCACCGATCCGGCGTGCTGCCAGGGCTGGCTGAGCGAGAGCGAGCTTAGGCAGCGCTGGGGGCTCTTTTCTTATCCGCGCTACCACGAAAAGATCGCCGAGGCCGTGGCGGCCACCGCCGGCCTGGTGATCACCTACGACCATGAACTCATCGATCCGGTGTACCACGCCAGCTGCGGCGGCTTAGGCACCGAAGACGCCGCAGCGGTGTGGGGGAGTTCCGTGCCTTACCTGCGCCACGTGGAGTGCAACTTCGACGGCAACCCGCCCCACATGGGCGACGAGGTCACCTTCACCCTGGCCGAGCTGGGGGAGCGCCTTGGGCTTGAGGTGGCGGTGCCGGCCAGCCAGGGCCTGGACCTGGCGGTGCTGAGCCGCACCGCCGCCGGCCGGGTTAAGGAGCTGCGCGCCGGCCGGATGACCCTCTCCGGGCCCGAGGTGCGAAAGCGGCTGGGGCTCAACTCCACCAACTTCAGCTGGCGCCTGGCTGAGGGCGGCAAAGTCGTCTTTACCACCTCCGGCAACGGCCACGCCGTAGGCCTCTGCCAGTACGGTGCCGACGGCCTGGCCAAAGCGGGCCGTGACTTCCGCGCCATCCTCCAGCACTACTACACCGGCACCACCGTCTCCCCACCCCCCGGCTCCTCGGGGTCAGGTATCAACTTTTAA
- a CDS encoding MurR/RpiR family transcriptional regulator has product MTNAGISLEARIKKAFGELSGAQRALAEFILSNYEQAAFLTAARLGALVGVSESTVVRFAYTLGYQGWPELQGVLQEMVKNRLSTAARLRLSAAPVAGEKESVAREILTTDLENLRRTLQELKEEDFDAAVDAVIAARDIYVLGSRSAHSLALFLAFYLQMIGKRVRVVPQGVSSIFEELATVRPEDLVIGISFPRYTRLTVQGFEYARARGARMLALTDSILSPLAPLADITLTAQSNLGSFIESFAAPLSVINALVTAVGRRDKEKTLACLDELEEVAARHSIFYQPGGGGNGV; this is encoded by the coding sequence GTGACAAACGCAGGTATCAGCCTCGAAGCACGCATAAAGAAGGCCTTCGGAGAGCTCTCCGGCGCGCAGCGCGCCCTGGCTGAGTTTATCCTGAGCAACTACGAGCAGGCCGCCTTCCTCACGGCGGCCCGGCTGGGGGCGCTGGTGGGTGTGAGCGAGTCCACGGTGGTGCGCTTCGCCTACACCCTGGGCTACCAGGGTTGGCCGGAGCTGCAGGGGGTCCTGCAGGAAATGGTGAAGAACCGCCTCAGCACAGCGGCCCGCCTGCGCCTTTCGGCGGCTCCGGTGGCGGGCGAGAAGGAATCGGTGGCACGCGAGATTCTCACCACGGATCTGGAGAACCTGCGGCGCACGCTCCAGGAGCTGAAGGAGGAGGACTTCGACGCCGCCGTAGACGCCGTCATCGCCGCGCGCGACATCTACGTGCTGGGCTCGCGCAGCGCCCACTCCCTGGCCCTCTTTCTGGCCTTTTACCTGCAGATGATCGGCAAGCGCGTGCGCGTGGTGCCCCAGGGGGTGAGCAGCATCTTCGAGGAGCTGGCCACGGTGCGCCCGGAGGACCTGGTGATCGGGATCAGCTTTCCCCGCTACACCCGCCTCACCGTACAGGGGTTTGAGTACGCCCGCGCCCGGGGCGCGCGGATGCTGGCCCTCACCGATAGCATTCTCTCACCGCTCGCCCCGCTGGCGGACATTACACTCACGGCGCAGAGCAACCTGGGTTCCTTTATCGAGTCCTTCGCGGCCCCGCTTTCGGTGATCAATGCGCTGGTGACGGCGGTGGGCCGGCGGGATAAGGAAAAAACCCTGGCCTGCCTGGACGAGTTGGAGGAGGTGGCTGCCCGGCACAGCATCTTTTACCAACCGGGAGGGGGTGGAAATGGCGTGTAA